From Nguyenibacter vanlangensis, one genomic window encodes:
- a CDS encoding CusA/CzcA family heavy metal efflux RND transporter encodes MINDFIALCLRQRRIVFAVMIVLVALGSLAWQMIPVEAYPDLGAVNVQITTQVPGLAAEEIEQQITIPLERQLANTPGLVDSRSSSTFGLSLITLIFRDGTDVYFARQRVTEQMTQAPLPPGITPSLGPVTGPAGEIYRYTLESDRKNLMQLSDIQKWIVIPALMQIPGVAAINNFGGFTKEYQIVLDPAALFRYGVGVNDVISALQANNANAGGGRITRGEQSYIVRGVGMVHTLDEMGAIAVTQRNGVPILIRDLGQLQLGHQVREGVLGKNGNSDTIEGIVTMLSGQNPSLVLRDLHAAVRQLQAQLAPMGVRIVPYIDRDNLVQTTIDKVTHTVIEGVGLVFIILVLFLGSPRSAIVAAVTIPLALATLFVLMHMLGMPANLFSLGAIDFGVIVDGAIVVTEAILRIREEHPDHVMDEDDILAVTKHVGKAIFFATLIIIVAYGPLFAFQGSEGRLFRPMAFTVSFALLGALICSVALTPALAYLAMRKPHRLFHNAPLEALHHGYRRLLTHIVDRPWTAYLGGLAAFVLVGWLGAHTGREFLPDIDEGALWLQVQLPSGLSLDKASAMADEVRAAIRSFPEASYVVTQMGRNDSGTDPWTPSHIEAPVGLTPYATWPHGETRVQFIRRLHDRLARIPGVSFGISQPIADNMNDLVGGAHSPLVLRVYGNDFKELRRIGTQIVGIMRQVPGTVDASIFQEPEIPQLNITVDREAAARYGVSGTDIMNVVQNMIGDAAIGQVYVADRMYAMTAHMQRRLNNNLPAIAQIPLTGLNGARIPLGLVAHISLETGEANIAHEMNHRQITIRLDNGQRPLSQYLADAQARIGAQVHFDAAQYRLEWAGTFQQEQRAQARLTVALAIMFAVMLVLLFGQFGRIRQAVLVLAVVPMATLGGLIALDLRGETLNIATAVGFIALFGVAVQNGIIMVSAINRLRGDGMKLRDAVIEGASERFRPVLMTATVASMGMLPAALATGIGTDVQRGLATVVVGGLGIATLLTLFILPTYYCEMEEWCARRDARKGRPT; translated from the coding sequence ATGATTAATGATTTCATCGCGCTCTGCCTGCGGCAGCGGCGCATCGTCTTCGCGGTCATGATCGTGCTGGTCGCGCTGGGCAGCCTGGCGTGGCAGATGATCCCGGTGGAAGCCTATCCCGACCTGGGCGCCGTGAACGTGCAGATCACCACCCAGGTGCCGGGTCTGGCGGCCGAGGAAATCGAGCAGCAGATCACCATTCCGCTGGAGCGCCAACTGGCCAACACGCCCGGCCTGGTCGACAGCCGGTCGAGTTCGACCTTCGGCCTGTCGCTGATCACGCTGATCTTCCGCGACGGGACGGATGTCTATTTCGCCCGCCAGCGCGTGACGGAACAGATGACCCAGGCGCCCCTGCCGCCGGGCATCACCCCGTCCCTGGGGCCGGTGACGGGGCCGGCGGGCGAGATCTATCGCTATACGCTGGAATCCGACCGCAAGAACCTGATGCAGTTGTCCGATATCCAGAAATGGATCGTCATTCCGGCGCTGATGCAGATTCCGGGGGTGGCCGCCATCAATAATTTCGGCGGCTTTACCAAGGAATACCAGATCGTCCTGGATCCGGCGGCGCTGTTTCGCTACGGCGTCGGGGTCAATGACGTCATCAGCGCCCTGCAGGCGAACAACGCCAACGCCGGCGGCGGGCGCATCACCCGTGGCGAGCAATCCTATATCGTGCGCGGCGTGGGGATGGTGCACACGCTGGACGAGATGGGCGCCATCGCCGTCACCCAGCGCAACGGCGTGCCGATCCTGATCCGCGACCTGGGCCAGTTGCAGCTTGGCCACCAGGTGCGCGAGGGCGTCCTGGGCAAGAACGGCAATTCGGACACGATCGAGGGCATCGTCACGATGCTCAGCGGCCAGAACCCGTCGCTGGTGCTGCGGGACCTGCATGCCGCCGTCAGGCAGTTGCAGGCGCAGCTTGCCCCGATGGGCGTGCGCATCGTGCCCTATATCGACCGCGACAACCTGGTGCAGACCACGATCGACAAGGTCACCCATACGGTGATCGAAGGCGTGGGCCTGGTCTTCATCATCCTGGTGCTGTTCCTGGGCAGTCCGCGCAGCGCCATCGTCGCCGCCGTGACCATTCCGCTGGCGCTGGCCACGCTGTTCGTGCTGATGCACATGCTGGGCATGCCCGCCAACCTGTTCTCGCTCGGCGCGATCGATTTCGGCGTGATCGTGGATGGCGCCATCGTGGTGACGGAGGCGATCCTGCGCATCCGCGAGGAGCATCCGGACCATGTGATGGACGAGGACGACATCCTGGCCGTCACCAAGCATGTCGGCAAGGCGATCTTCTTCGCGACGCTGATCATCATCGTCGCGTACGGGCCGCTGTTCGCCTTCCAGGGGTCCGAGGGGCGGCTGTTCCGCCCGATGGCCTTCACCGTCAGCTTCGCGCTGCTGGGCGCGCTGATCTGCTCGGTCGCGCTGACCCCTGCCCTGGCCTATCTGGCCATGCGCAAGCCGCACCGGCTGTTCCACAACGCGCCGCTGGAGGCGCTGCATCACGGCTATCGCCGCCTGCTGACGCATATCGTGGACCGGCCATGGACGGCCTATCTGGGCGGGCTGGCGGCCTTTGTCCTGGTCGGCTGGCTGGGCGCGCACACCGGCCGCGAGTTCCTGCCCGACATCGACGAGGGCGCGCTGTGGCTGCAGGTCCAGCTTCCGTCGGGCCTGTCGCTGGACAAGGCCAGCGCCATGGCGGACGAGGTCCGGGCTGCGATCCGGTCCTTTCCCGAGGCCAGCTATGTCGTCACCCAGATGGGGCGCAACGATTCCGGCACCGATCCGTGGACGCCGTCGCATATCGAGGCGCCGGTCGGCCTGACGCCCTATGCCACCTGGCCGCACGGCGAAACCCGGGTGCAGTTCATCCGGCGCCTGCATGACCGCCTGGCCCGGATTCCCGGCGTCAGCTTCGGGATCAGCCAGCCGATCGCCGACAACATGAACGACCTGGTGGGCGGCGCGCACAGCCCGCTGGTGCTGCGCGTCTATGGCAACGATTTCAAGGAACTGCGCCGGATCGGCACCCAGATCGTCGGGATCATGCGCCAGGTTCCGGGCACGGTCGACGCCTCGATCTTCCAGGAGCCCGAAATCCCGCAACTGAACATCACGGTCGACCGGGAAGCGGCCGCGCGCTATGGCGTCTCGGGCACCGACATCATGAACGTCGTGCAGAACATGATCGGCGATGCGGCGATCGGCCAGGTCTATGTCGCCGACCGGATGTACGCCATGACGGCCCACATGCAGCGGCGGCTGAACAACAACCTGCCGGCGATCGCGCAGATTCCGCTGACCGGGCTGAACGGCGCGCGGATCCCGCTGGGGCTGGTCGCCCATATCTCGCTGGAGACGGGCGAGGCCAATATCGCCCATGAGATGAATCACCGGCAGATCACCATCCGCCTGGATAACGGCCAGCGTCCGCTGTCGCAGTATCTGGCGGACGCGCAGGCCCGCATCGGCGCGCAGGTCCATTTCGACGCCGCGCAATACCGGCTGGAATGGGCCGGCACCTTCCAGCAGGAGCAGCGCGCCCAGGCGCGCCTGACGGTGGCGCTGGCGATCATGTTCGCGGTCATGCTGGTGCTGCTGTTCGGGCAGTTCGGGCGCATCCGCCAGGCCGTGCTGGTGCTGGCGGTGGTCCCGATGGCCACGCTGGGCGGGCTGATCGCGCTGGATCTGCGAGGCGAGACGCTGAACATCGCCACCGCCGTGGGCTTCATCGCCCTGTTCGGCGTCGCCGTGCAGAACGGCATCATCATGGTCTCGGCGATCAACCGGCTGCGCGGCGACGGCATGAAATTGCGCGACGCGGTGATCGAGGGGGCCAGCGAACGGTTCCGTCCGGTGCTGATGACCGCGACCGTCGCCAGCATGGGCATGCTGCCCGCGGCCCTGGCCACCGGCATCGGCACCGACGTGCAGCGCGGGCTGGCGACCGTCGTGGTCGGCGGGCTGGGCATTGCCACGCTGCTGACGCTGTTCATTTTGCCCACTTATTATTGCGAGATGGAAGAATGGTGCGCCCGCCGCGACGCCCGCAAGGGACGCCCGACATGA
- a CDS encoding efflux transporter outer membrane subunit: MIARARRPWRRALCRAALLSTVLSTVLGATLDLGGCAVGPDFRHPAAPATRFAQGGQPAGTVGTADPAGAVQTFHPGADIPAQWWMLFHSPALDRLIRHALANSPTLDAARHALRVADENRKAQMGPLYPSISVMYNPARFKTSRTYSAVPANNSWLYTVHTAQLNIAYQPDIWGGVRRGIEVTTAQRDSARYQLEATYLTLTGNLVQAVIAYAALRAQIDTVQSLIASQQRILDSSVRQQALGQLADADIAQQRAQLAQDQAMLPPLQQQLAQQHDQIAALAGDMPDDPTPDFTLDGLTLPRDLPVSLPARLIDQRPDIKVAEADWHAACAQIGVAIANRLPNIQLNAQPGFAAASVGQMFAPGYGQWMIAGTLTQPLFQGFQLLHQERAARAAYDQAAAQYRAAVVSAVQDVTDSLVAVRTDASTLVADADAERAAARSLDITRSRLGLGDASQVALLAAEQAELQARLTLVQARAARLSDTAGLFHALGGGWWNRAGADGAPQG; this comes from the coding sequence ATGATCGCCCGCGCGCGACGCCCGTGGCGCCGGGCCCTGTGCCGTGCGGCCCTGCTGAGCACCGTACTGAGCACCGTACTGGGCGCCACGCTGGATCTGGGCGGCTGCGCGGTCGGGCCGGATTTCCGGCATCCGGCCGCGCCGGCCACCCGTTTCGCGCAGGGCGGACAGCCGGCCGGCACCGTGGGCACGGCCGATCCGGCCGGCGCGGTCCAGACATTCCACCCCGGAGCGGACATTCCGGCCCAATGGTGGATGCTGTTCCATTCGCCGGCGCTGGACCGGCTGATCCGCCATGCGCTGGCCAACAGCCCGACGCTGGACGCGGCCCGCCACGCCCTGCGCGTAGCCGACGAAAACCGCAAGGCGCAGATGGGGCCGCTGTACCCCAGCATCTCGGTGATGTACAACCCGGCGCGCTTCAAGACCTCGCGCACCTACTCGGCGGTGCCGGCCAACAATAGCTGGCTGTATACGGTGCATACCGCGCAGCTCAATATCGCCTATCAGCCCGATATCTGGGGCGGGGTCCGGCGCGGCATCGAGGTCACGACCGCGCAGCGCGATTCCGCGCGCTATCAGTTGGAGGCGACCTATCTGACGCTGACGGGCAACCTGGTGCAGGCCGTGATCGCCTATGCCGCGCTGCGGGCGCAGATCGACACGGTGCAGAGCCTGATCGCGAGCCAGCAGCGGATCCTCGATTCCAGCGTGCGCCAGCAGGCGCTGGGCCAGTTGGCGGATGCCGACATCGCCCAGCAGCGCGCGCAACTGGCGCAGGACCAGGCGATGCTGCCCCCGCTGCAACAGCAACTGGCGCAGCAGCATGACCAGATCGCGGCCCTGGCCGGCGACATGCCGGACGACCCGACGCCCGATTTCACCCTGGACGGGCTGACGCTGCCGCGGGACCTGCCGGTCAGCCTGCCGGCGCGCCTGATCGACCAGCGGCCGGACATCAAGGTGGCCGAGGCGGACTGGCATGCCGCGTGCGCGCAGATCGGCGTCGCCATCGCCAACCGGCTGCCGAATATCCAGTTGAACGCGCAGCCCGGCTTTGCCGCCGCGTCGGTGGGGCAGATGTTCGCCCCCGGCTATGGCCAGTGGATGATCGCCGGCACGCTGACCCAGCCGTTGTTCCAGGGGTTCCAGTTGCTGCACCAGGAGCGCGCGGCCCGCGCGGCCTATGACCAGGCCGCTGCGCAATATCGCGCCGCCGTGGTGTCCGCCGTGCAGGACGTGACCGACAGCCTGGTTGCCGTCAGGACCGACGCGTCCACGCTGGTCGCCGACGCCGATGCCGAGCGCGCGGCGGCGCGCAGCCTGGACATCACCCGGTCCCGGCTGGGGCTGGGCGACGCCAGCCAGGTCGCGCTGCTGGCGGCCGAGCAGGCCGAATTGCAGGCCCGGCTGACGCTGGTGCAGGCCCGCGCCGCCCGTCTGTCAGATACGGCCGGCCTGTTCCATGCGCTGGGCGGCGGCTGGTGGAACCGGGCCGGGGCGGACGGCGCGCCACAGGGTTAA
- a CDS encoding FitA-like ribbon-helix-helix domain-containing protein, translating to MAVMTIRNFDDGLKKRLRIRAAMHGRSMEEEARDILRTVLSTENPAPSDLGRAIRQRFAKLGGVDLPALPREAIRDVDFGV from the coding sequence ATGGCCGTCATGACTATCCGCAATTTTGACGACGGTCTCAAGAAACGGCTCCGCATCAGAGCGGCCATGCATGGTCGGTCCATGGAAGAGGAGGCGCGCGATATTTTGCGTACCGTCCTCTCCACCGAAAACCCGGCACCGTCGGACCTCGGCCGGGCTATTCGTCAACGTTTCGCCAAGCTGGGCGGGGTTGATCTGCCGGCCCTGCCGCGCGAGGCGATCCGGGACGTGGATTTCGGTGTGTGA
- a CDS encoding type II toxin-antitoxin system VapC family toxin: MIVLDTNVISELMKPEPDKRVLGWVSSLPMSGLFITTVTQAEILYGLALLPHGRRRDGLIGAARAMFDEDFSGRILPFDGDAAHAYADIASERRRAGEPISQFDAQIAAVTRSRGAALATRNIRDFIECGITLVNPWNEG, from the coding sequence GTGATCGTCCTCGACACCAACGTTATCTCGGAGCTTATGAAGCCCGAGCCTGACAAGCGCGTGTTGGGCTGGGTATCCAGTCTGCCGATGTCCGGCTTGTTCATCACCACGGTGACTCAGGCCGAGATCCTCTACGGGCTTGCGTTGCTGCCACACGGACGGCGACGCGACGGGCTGATCGGGGCGGCCCGTGCCATGTTCGATGAGGATTTTTCCGGCCGGATTCTGCCGTTCGACGGCGACGCCGCCCATGCTTATGCCGACATAGCCTCTGAACGGCGACGGGCTGGGGAGCCCATCAGCCAATTCGATGCTCAGATCGCCGCGGTGACCCGCTCCCGGGGCGCCGCTTTGGCGACACGAAACATCCGCGATTTCATCGAATGTGGGATCACACTCGTAAACCCGTGGAATGAAGGGTGA
- a CDS encoding dienelactone hydrolase family protein yields MTKRSMSLLGRACALAVLACLLPAIAQAHMVARPVSWVLDGTRFDSVLVYDDAVRTLRPGLVMVPNWHGVNAIAIDKARMIAGQDYVILLTDMYGAAIRPRDDAQSMAAIRPLMADRALMRRRIGHALAVLKAQAGSAPIDLARLAAIGFCFGGTAVLDLARSGADVRAVVSFHGNLTTDDPARARAIHAAVLAMNGADDATTAPDFAGFMDEMRQAPAPWQFVVIGHAVHCFTETEATSPTGMCRYDPAAARRAYSLMRQWLANSFAPGAP; encoded by the coding sequence GTGACGAAGCGGAGCATGAGCCTGCTCGGCCGGGCCTGCGCGCTGGCCGTGCTGGCCTGCCTGCTGCCGGCCATCGCGCAGGCCCATATGGTCGCCCGTCCCGTCAGTTGGGTGCTGGACGGCACGCGCTTCGACAGCGTCCTGGTCTATGACGACGCGGTGCGCACGCTTCGGCCCGGCCTGGTGATGGTGCCCAACTGGCATGGCGTGAATGCGATCGCCATCGACAAGGCGCGCATGATCGCCGGCCAGGATTACGTCATTCTGCTGACCGACATGTACGGCGCGGCGATCCGGCCCAGGGACGACGCGCAATCCATGGCCGCCATCCGGCCGCTGATGGCCGACCGCGCCCTGATGCGGCGGCGGATCGGCCACGCGCTGGCGGTGCTCAAGGCGCAGGCCGGGTCGGCGCCGATCGATTTGGCACGGCTGGCGGCCATCGGATTCTGCTTCGGCGGCACCGCGGTGCTGGACCTGGCGCGCAGCGGGGCGGACGTCAGGGCCGTCGTGTCGTTCCACGGCAATCTGACGACCGACGATCCGGCGCGGGCACGCGCCATTCATGCCGCCGTGCTGGCGATGAACGGGGCGGACGACGCCACGACCGCCCCCGATTTCGCCGGCTTCATGGACGAAATGCGCCAGGCCCCCGCACCCTGGCAGTTCGTCGTGATCGGCCACGCCGTCCATTGCTTCACCGAGACCGAGGCAACTTCCCCCACGGGCATGTGCCGCTACGACCCGGCGGCGGCACGACGCGCCTACAGCCTGATGCGGCAATGGCTGGCCAACAGCTTCGCGCCCGGCGCGCCCTGA